Genomic window (Bacteroidota bacterium):
ATGATTAGCCTAAGCGATTGGTCGTAAGTAAAATAGTTCCATGCCCAGTTGATAAAAATCAACAGTTTATTTTTAACCCCTAAGATGGCCATCAGGTGAATAAACATCCAGACAAACCAGGCAAGAGTACCCTGAAAACGGACATAAGGCAGGTCGACCACTGCATTATTGCGGCCTACTGTTGCCAGGGTTCCTAAGTCGTGATAGTGAAATGGAAGCAGCGGTTTGTTTTTGCTAAGGTTAACAAAATTTTCGGCCAGCAATTTAGCCTGCTGTATCGCTACCTGGGCAACCTGGGGATGACCTTTGGGGTATTGCTCATCCATCAGAAGGGCTACATCCCCTATGGCAAAAATATTGGTATAACCTTTTACCAGATTGGAAGAATCGACAATTATACGGTTTCCTCTTCCTGTTGTGGCTTTATCCAAGCCTTCCAGAATGTTCCCTTTTATCCCCGCTGCCCAGATTAAAGAATAGGCGGGAATTTCTTTTCCATTGCTCAGCTGCACATTTTCCCCGTCAAAATCAGTAACCTGAACACCTGTAAGGACTGTTACCCCATCGGCCTGCAGATATTTCTGGGATTCCTTGGATGACTTTTCGGACATGTTGGCCAGTATTCTTGGGGCGGCTTCGACCAGAAAAATGGACATCTTTGAAAAATCAAGCTCCGGAAAATCTTTGGGAAGCACATAACGTTTCATCTCTGCAATGGCACCTGAAAGTTCGACGCCGGTGGGGCCTCCGCCCACTATGACGATATTCATTAAACGTATTTGCTGTTGCTGGTCGCAGGTGGATAGTGCAGCTTCATAATTTTGCAATAAAGTATTTCTCAATCCCAAAGCTTCGGGAACAGATTTCATGGGTATGGCATTTTTGCTGATATTTTCCTGTCCGAAATAATTGGTATCGGCACCGGTGGCGATTACCAGATAATCGTAATCGATATTCCCTATAGAAGTGATGATTTGGTTGTTCTCCGAGTCAACCGAAAATACTTCAGCCATGCGGATGTGTATGCTCTTTTTATGATGAAATATTTTACGCAGCGGAAAAGAAATAGAACTGGGTTCAATACCGGATGTGGCAACCTGGTAAAACAAAGGTTGAAATTGATGATAGTTAAAACGGTCAATTAATACTATCTGAAAGTTTTGTCTGGAAAGTTTTTTTGCGAGTTTCAATCCTGCAAAGCCCGAGCCTACTATAATAATTCTTTTTTGCCCG
Coding sequences:
- a CDS encoding NAD(P)/FAD-dependent oxidoreductase, whose protein sequence is MVANIPYTGQKRIIIVGSGFAGLKLAKKLSRQNFQIVLIDRFNYHQFQPLFYQVATSGIEPSSISFPLRKIFHHKKSIHIRMAEVFSVDSENNQIITSIGNIDYDYLVIATGADTNYFGQENISKNAIPMKSVPEALGLRNTLLQNYEAALSTCDQQQQIRLMNIVIVGGGPTGVELSGAIAEMKRYVLPKDFPELDFSKMSIFLVEAAPRILANMSEKSSKESQKYLQADGVTVLTGVQVTDFDGENVQLSNGKEIPAYSLIWAAGIKGNILEGLDKATTGRGNRIIVDSSNLVKGYTNIFAIGDVALLMDEQYPKGHPQVAQVAIQQAKLLAENFVNLSKNKPLLPFHYHDLGTLATVGRNNAVVDLPYVRFQGTLAWFVWMFIHLMAILGVKNKLLIFINWAWNYFTYDQSLRLI